One part of the Lotus japonicus ecotype B-129 chromosome 2, LjGifu_v1.2 genome encodes these proteins:
- the LOC130738617 gene encoding dolichyl-diphosphooligosaccharide--protein glycosyltransferase subunit STT3B, with amino-acid sequence MVATTTTSAKPASSPMDLLHSLSLPQSLKFKTKQQELLLRVTTLTLIYILAFITRLFSVLRYESMIHEFDPYFNYRTTLYLTRHGFSEFWNWFDSDSWYPLGRIIGGTLYPGLMLTAAALYKILHFLRFAVHIREVCVLTAPFFASNTAIVAYFFGKEIWDSGAGIVAAALIAICPGYISRSVAGSYDNEGVAIFALLLTFYLFVKAVNTGSLAWSLASAFGYFYMVSAWGGYVFIINLVPLYVLVLLVTGRYSLRLYVAYNCVYVLGMLLAMQIRFVGFQHVQSGEHMAAMGVFFLLQVFFFLDYVRHLLGDKKLFQAFLRITVTGAVGVGAIALGVGTATGFISPWTGRFYSLLDPTYAKDHIPIIASVSEHQPTAWSSFMFDFHILLFLFPAGLYFCFKRLTDATIFIVMYGLTSMYFAGVMVRLILVATPAVCLISAIAVSATVKNLTQVVRAKSQAGQSGSSKGTSTTKGSSKGVIDNSQPFQKNGAMALLLGAFYLLSRYAIHCTWVTSEAYSSPSIVLAARGAHGNRVIFDDYREAYFWLRQNTPPDAKVMSWWDYGYQITAMGNRTVIVDNNTWNNTHIATVGRAMSSYEDEAYDIMRSLDVDYVLVVFGGVTGYSSDDINKFLWMVRIGGGVFPVIKEPDYLVNGEYRVDKGAAPKMLNCLMYKLSYYRFGELTTEYGKPPGYDRARGVEIGNKDIKLEYLEEAFTTQNWIVRIYKVKPPKNRW; translated from the exons AtggtcgccaccaccaccacctctgcAAAACCCGCTTCATCTCCAATGGATCTCCTTCACTCCCTCTCCCTCCCTCAATCCCTCAAGTTCAAAACCAAGCAACAAGAGCTTCTCCTCCGCGTCACCACTCTCACCCTCATCTACATCCTCGCCTTCATCACGCGCCTCTTCAGCGTCCTCCGCTACGAATCCATGATCCACGAATTCGACCCTTACTTCAACTACCGCACCACCCTCTACCTCACGCGCCACGGCTTCTCCGAGTTCTGGAACTGGTTCGACTCCGATTCATGGTACCCCCTCGGCCGCATCATCGGCGGCACGCTTTACCCTGGCCTCATGCTCACCGCCGCCGCTCTCTACAAAATCCTCCACTTCCTCCGCTTCGCTGTTCACATCCGCGAGGTCTGTGTCCTCACCGCGCCGTTCTTCGCCTCCAACACCGCCATCGTCGCGTACTTCTTCGGGAAGGAGATTTGGGACTCCGGTGCTGGGATCGTCGCCGCCGCGCTCATCGCGATCTGCCCTGGATACATCTCGCGCTCTGTTGCTGGGTCGTATGACAATGAAGGGGTGGCGATCTTTGCTCTGCTTCTCACGTTTTACCTGTTTGTGAAGGCGGTGAACACTGGGTCGCTGGCGTGGTCGCTGGCTTCGGCGTTTGGGTATTTCTACATGGTTTCGGCGTGGGGTGGTTACGTTTTTATCATCAATTTGGTGCCGCTTTATGTGTTGGTGTTGTTGGTTACTGGGAGATACTCGTTGAGGCTTTATGTTGCTTATAATTGTGTGTATGTGTTGGGAATGTTGCTTGCCATGCAGATTAGGTTTGTGGGGTTCCAGCATGTTCAATCTGGGGAGCACATGGCTGCTATGGGAGTGTTTTTCCTGCTTCAG GTGTTTTTCTTCTTGGACTATGTAAGGCATTTGCTTGGTGATAAAAAGTTGTTCCAAGCATTTTTGAGGATCACCGTAACTGGTGCAGTCGGTGTTGGTGCCATTGCCTTGGGAGTGGGCACAGCAACTGGTTTTATTTCTCCATGGACTGGAAGGTTTTACTCCTTGCTTGATCCAACGTATGCTAAGGATCATATTCCAATTATTGCATCTGTCTCTGAGCATCAGCCTACTGCTTGGTCATCCTTCATGTTTGATTTCCATATCTTGTTGTTCCTTTTCCCTGCTGGGCTCTATTTTTGCTTCAAGCGCTTGACTGATGCCACAATCTTCATAGTTATGTATGGTCTTACAAGCATGTATTTTGCTGGTGTTATGGTTCGGTTAATTCTTGTCGCTACCCCTGCTGTATGCCTCATTAGTGCTATTGCGGTTTCTGCCACTGTGAAGAATTTGACTCAGGTGGTGAGGGCCAAAAGCCAGGCTGGTCAAAGTGGATCTAGTAAAGGAACTAGTACTACAAAAGGTTCTTCAAAG GGTGTAATTGATAATTCCCAGCCTTTCCAAAAGAACGGTGCTATGGCGTTACTTCTTGGTGCTTTTTATCTGCTCAGTAGATATGCTATTCACTGTACTTGGGTCACATCTGAGGCTTACTCATCTCCCTCAATTGTCTTGGCTGCAAGGGGTGCCCATGGCAACAGGGTCATCTTTGATGACTACCGTGAGGCTTACTTTTGGCTTCGACAGAATACACCACCAGATGCCAAGGTGATGTCATGGTGGGATTATGGTTATCAAATCACTGCCATGGGAAACAGAACAGTTATTGTTGACAATAACACTTGGAACAATACACACATAGCTACTGTTGGGCGTGCAATGTCATCTTATGAGGATGAGGCTTATGATATAATGAGATCGCTTGATGTTGACTATGTATTAGTCGTGTTTGGTGGTGTTACTGGTTATTCTTCTGATGATATTAATAA ATTTCTATGGATGGTGAGAATTGGTGGTGGAGTTTTTCCTGTAATAAAAGAACCTGATTACCTTGTCAATGGGGAGTATCGTGTGGATAAAGGAGCAGCTCCCAAGATGTTGAACTGTCTCAT